A genomic window from Microbacterium sp. H1-D42 includes:
- a CDS encoding Lrp/AsnC family transcriptional regulator encodes MSDKSKAPVLDDVSKQIIELLQQDGRRPYADIGRAVGLSEAAVRQRVQRLTDSGIVQIVAVTDPRQLGFARMAMIGIRTSGDPRELAEAIKAIDEFAYVVVTLGSFDVLAEAICETDEDLLELLSTRVRTIPGVTHTESFLYAGLHKDFYNWGTR; translated from the coding sequence GTGAGCGACAAGTCGAAAGCCCCCGTCCTTGACGACGTCTCGAAACAGATCATCGAGCTGCTGCAGCAGGACGGCCGGCGCCCCTATGCCGACATCGGCCGCGCGGTCGGACTCAGCGAAGCCGCAGTCCGGCAGCGCGTGCAGCGCCTGACGGACTCAGGGATCGTGCAGATCGTCGCGGTGACCGACCCGCGTCAGCTCGGCTTCGCCCGGATGGCGATGATCGGCATCCGCACCAGCGGCGACCCGCGCGAGCTGGCCGAGGCGATCAAGGCGATCGACGAGTTCGCGTACGTCGTCGTGACGCTCGGGTCGTTCGACGTGCTCGCCGAGGCGATCTGCGAGACCGATGAGGACCTGCTCGAACTGCTCTCGACGCGCGTGCGCACCATTCCCGGCGTCACGCACACCGAGAGCTTCCTCTACGCGGGCCTGCACAAGGACTTCTACAACTGGGGCACCCGCTGA
- a CDS encoding hydroxyacid dehydrogenase: MTAPRPRALLAMSADAAQTVFDDSRLTRLAEFSDLASAVPVDIDAISDAELGDIEVLITSWGAPTLDARRLARLPKLRAVFHAAGSVREIVTDAFWDRGILITSAADANAVPVAEFTFAAIVLAGKRAFVHLRTPVEKRAQLGLLDYTNIGNVDRTIGLVGFSRIGRRVAEMLRALDVRVLVADPFAEAAAVAAAGAELVPLDDLLPQVDVLSLHAPDLPSTHHMIGAAQLAALPDGATVINTARGRILDHDALLVECRTGRLDAVLDVTDPEPLPADSELHRLPNVAITPHIAGSLGTELRRLADSALDELAAYTAGAAPQHPITAADMATSA; encoded by the coding sequence ATGACTGCTCCGCGCCCTCGCGCCCTGCTCGCCATGTCGGCGGATGCCGCACAGACCGTGTTCGACGACAGCCGTCTGACCCGGCTGGCAGAGTTCAGCGACCTGGCATCCGCCGTCCCCGTCGACATCGACGCGATCTCGGATGCGGAGCTGGGCGACATCGAAGTGCTCATCACCTCATGGGGCGCGCCGACGCTGGATGCCCGACGCCTGGCCCGTCTGCCGAAGCTGCGCGCCGTCTTCCACGCCGCCGGCAGCGTGCGCGAGATCGTCACGGACGCGTTCTGGGACCGAGGCATCCTGATCACCTCCGCCGCGGATGCCAACGCCGTGCCGGTCGCGGAGTTCACGTTCGCGGCGATCGTGCTCGCCGGCAAGCGCGCATTCGTGCACCTGCGCACGCCGGTCGAGAAGCGCGCCCAGCTCGGCCTGCTCGACTACACGAACATCGGCAACGTCGACCGCACGATCGGCCTGGTCGGCTTCTCGCGCATCGGCAGGCGGGTGGCGGAGATGCTTCGGGCGCTGGATGTGCGGGTCCTGGTCGCCGACCCGTTCGCTGAAGCGGCGGCCGTGGCTGCTGCCGGCGCAGAGCTCGTGCCCCTCGACGATCTGCTTCCGCAGGTCGACGTGCTCTCGCTGCACGCCCCCGACCTGCCCTCAACGCACCACATGATCGGGGCAGCGCAGCTCGCCGCGCTGCCCGACGGCGCGACCGTGATCAACACCGCGCGCGGGCGCATCCTCGACCACGACGCGCTGCTGGTGGAATGCCGCACCGGACGCCTGGACGCCGTGCTCGACGTCACCGACCCCGAACCGCTGCCGGCCGACTCCGAGCTGCACCGGTTGCCGAACGTCGCGATCACCCCGCACATCGCCGGCTCTCTCGGCACCGAGCTGCGCCGTCTCGCGGACTCGGCCCTGGACGAGCTGGCGGCGTACACCGCGGGGGCCGCGCCCCAGCATCCGATCACCGCCGCCGATATGGCGACCTCGGCATGA
- a CDS encoding gamma-aminobutyraldehyde dehydrogenase has protein sequence MATKTLQNHIAGAYREAHATERLDLIDPATEGVYASIPLSDQTDIDAAYAAAAAAFPTWCDATPGERQLALFRIADAMAARAEEFADLESQDTGKPRASLVDDEIMQSVDQLRFFAGAARSLEGRAAGEYLAGHTSYVRREPIGVIGQVTPWNYPLNMAVWKIAPALAAGNTVVLKPAESTPLSTLLLAEIVAEHTPAGTLNVVLGARDTGAALVAHPVPQMVAITGSVRAGMAVAESAASDLKRVHLELGGKAPAVVFDDAEIEKAADAIVAAAFFNAGQDCTAATRVIVHESVHDELVRALVARTQAHARTGGPHEEGVFFGPLSSAAQLAQVQGFIDRLPAHAKVETGGRRQGDTGYFFEATIVSGMRQDDEAVQNEIFGPVLTVQSFSDDDEALGFANGVRYALAASVFTRDHSRAMRFTRDLDFGCVWVNTHIPFVSDMPHGGFKHSGYGKDLSQYGFDDYTRIKHVMTAWD, from the coding sequence ATGGCCACGAAGACGTTGCAGAACCACATCGCGGGTGCGTACCGCGAAGCCCACGCCACCGAGCGGCTCGACCTGATCGACCCCGCCACCGAGGGCGTATATGCCAGCATCCCGCTGTCCGATCAGACCGACATCGATGCCGCCTACGCGGCGGCAGCGGCGGCGTTCCCGACGTGGTGCGACGCGACGCCGGGCGAGCGTCAGCTCGCACTGTTCCGAATCGCGGATGCCATGGCCGCGCGCGCCGAAGAGTTCGCCGACCTCGAGTCGCAGGACACCGGCAAGCCGCGCGCGAGCCTCGTCGACGACGAGATCATGCAGTCGGTCGACCAGTTGCGCTTCTTCGCCGGTGCCGCTCGCAGCCTGGAGGGACGTGCGGCGGGGGAGTACCTCGCGGGGCACACCTCTTATGTGCGCCGAGAGCCGATCGGCGTGATCGGGCAGGTCACACCATGGAACTATCCGCTGAACATGGCGGTCTGGAAGATCGCCCCCGCGCTCGCCGCGGGCAACACCGTGGTGCTCAAACCTGCCGAGTCGACCCCGCTGTCGACGCTGCTGCTCGCCGAGATCGTCGCCGAGCACACCCCCGCCGGCACCCTGAACGTCGTGCTCGGCGCCCGCGACACCGGCGCCGCGCTCGTCGCACACCCCGTGCCGCAGATGGTCGCGATCACCGGTTCCGTGCGGGCCGGCATGGCAGTGGCCGAGTCGGCAGCATCCGATCTCAAGCGTGTGCACCTCGAGCTCGGCGGCAAGGCGCCGGCGGTCGTCTTCGACGACGCCGAGATCGAGAAGGCAGCGGATGCCATCGTCGCAGCAGCCTTCTTCAATGCCGGCCAGGACTGCACCGCCGCCACCCGCGTGATCGTGCACGAATCGGTGCACGATGAGCTGGTGCGCGCACTCGTGGCTCGGACGCAGGCGCATGCCCGCACCGGCGGGCCGCACGAGGAGGGCGTCTTCTTCGGTCCGCTCTCGAGCGCGGCGCAGCTCGCGCAGGTGCAGGGCTTCATCGACCGGCTGCCAGCGCACGCGAAGGTCGAGACCGGCGGGCGTCGTCAGGGTGACACCGGCTACTTCTTCGAGGCGACCATCGTGTCGGGCATGCGCCAGGACGACGAGGCCGTGCAGAACGAGATCTTCGGCCCGGTGCTGACCGTGCAGTCGTTCAGTGACGACGACGAGGCGCTGGGCTTCGCGAACGGCGTGCGCTACGCGCTGGCGGCATCGGTCTTCACGCGCGACCACAGCCGCGCGATGCGCTTCACGCGCGACCTCGACTTCGGCTGCGTGTGGGTGAACACGCACATCCCGTTCGTGTCAGACATGCCGCACGGTGGATTCAAGCATTCCGGCTACGGCAAGGACCTCTCGCAGTACGGCTTCGACGACTACACGCGCATCAAGCACGTGATGACCGCCTGGGACTGA
- a CDS encoding DUF2264 domain-containing protein — MIALPGDDRTLSPYTGWTRAHWERVADAILDGAVRHASPAQSLIRYPGEPGGLGRDIDHLEGFTRTFMLAAFRIAGDPAGTTALAERYARGIAAGVDPQHPQRWVRIDEHDQAKVEAAALALGLHLTLDTVWARLDDRAQQQTIDYLATFMRRPYPPNNWAWFRIMVSYFLESVGGPFSETDRAEDFALLDSFDLPGGWIADGVGRNFDHYCGWALPFYPVIWAQMVEGDPGHSARIARYRARLDDYLDDALHLIGADGAPLLQGRSLTYRFATAAPAWAAAFHGGSRHDAGLLRRAASGQIKHFVSRGAPDADGILSLGWHHPWRAIAQNYSGLGSPYWASKGMLGLALPATHPAWTAVEKPLPIDEGPFARALVTPGWLAVGTSDGIVRVVNHGTDHRVEGSLEPDSPLYAKFGYSTATAPVLAGPGVAAPVDGTVALVRDGLPSHRSGFVVGGSCALDSTTLSGSSTARAHWPLGYEVRPNHGVDTHTGHTDIGPLIDTVSVVHGAWEVRFVRVHATGLALRDVLRVGGWALTGEVTTHEGAWAQTPRLASRVVTLAGSNAAASDPPTQSGALVQDDVTPLAGRTAVPWVEVAPRPGEWQVFGIHLGASGDATAPVVTSTHTITWPDAHTTTPALPA, encoded by the coding sequence ATGATCGCTCTGCCCGGCGACGATCGCACTCTCTCGCCGTACACCGGATGGACGCGCGCCCACTGGGAGCGCGTCGCCGATGCGATCCTGGACGGGGCCGTACGGCACGCCAGCCCGGCGCAATCTCTGATTCGCTATCCCGGCGAACCCGGCGGCCTCGGCCGCGACATCGACCACCTCGAGGGGTTCACGCGCACCTTCATGCTCGCCGCATTCCGCATCGCCGGCGACCCGGCCGGCACGACAGCGCTGGCCGAGCGCTATGCGCGCGGTATCGCCGCCGGGGTCGATCCGCAGCATCCGCAGCGCTGGGTGCGCATCGACGAGCACGACCAGGCCAAGGTCGAGGCGGCGGCACTCGCGCTGGGTCTGCACCTGACCCTCGACACGGTGTGGGCCAGGCTCGACGATCGTGCGCAGCAGCAGACGATTGACTACCTCGCGACGTTCATGCGCCGGCCGTACCCGCCGAACAACTGGGCGTGGTTCCGGATCATGGTCTCGTACTTCCTCGAGAGCGTCGGCGGGCCTTTCTCGGAGACCGACCGCGCGGAGGACTTCGCACTGCTCGACTCGTTCGATCTGCCGGGCGGCTGGATCGCCGACGGTGTCGGCCGCAACTTCGACCACTACTGCGGATGGGCGCTGCCGTTCTACCCGGTCATCTGGGCGCAGATGGTCGAGGGCGACCCGGGGCACTCCGCGCGCATCGCCCGCTACCGCGCCCGCCTCGACGACTACCTCGACGACGCGCTGCACCTGATCGGCGCCGATGGCGCGCCGCTGCTGCAGGGACGCAGCCTCACCTACCGCTTCGCCACGGCCGCGCCAGCGTGGGCGGCCGCGTTCCACGGCGGATCCCGGCACGATGCCGGACTGCTGCGCCGCGCCGCGAGCGGCCAGATCAAGCACTTCGTCTCACGCGGTGCACCGGATGCCGATGGCATCCTCTCCCTCGGCTGGCACCACCCGTGGCGGGCCATCGCGCAGAACTACTCCGGCCTCGGATCACCGTATTGGGCGTCGAAGGGGATGCTGGGGCTCGCTCTGCCGGCGACTCATCCGGCGTGGACGGCAGTCGAGAAGCCCCTGCCGATCGATGAGGGGCCTTTCGCGCGAGCGCTGGTGACGCCAGGATGGCTGGCGGTCGGGACATCTGACGGCATCGTGCGCGTGGTGAATCACGGCACGGATCACCGCGTCGAGGGCTCTCTGGAGCCGGACTCCCCGCTCTATGCGAAGTTCGGCTACTCGACGGCGACCGCGCCTGTGCTGGCCGGCCCCGGTGTGGCGGCACCCGTCGACGGCACGGTCGCGCTCGTGCGCGATGGGTTGCCGAGCCACCGTTCGGGGTTCGTCGTGGGTGGGTCCTGCGCACTCGACTCGACGACGCTGTCTGGGTCCTCCACTGCGCGGGCGCACTGGCCTCTCGGATACGAGGTGCGGCCGAACCACGGTGTCGACACGCACACCGGGCACACCGACATCGGGCCACTCATCGACACCGTCTCGGTCGTGCACGGGGCGTGGGAGGTGCGTTTCGTGCGAGTTCACGCCACTGGCCTCGCGCTCCGCGACGTGCTGCGCGTCGGCGGGTGGGCGCTCACCGGAGAGGTCACGACCCATGAGGGTGCCTGGGCGCAGACTCCACGGCTTGCGAGCAGGGTCGTCACGCTGGCCGGATCGAATGCTGCAGCCTCTGACCCGCCGACGCAGTCCGGCGCCCTCGTGCAGGACGACGTGACGCCGCTGGCCGGCCGCACCGCCGTGCCGTGGGTCGAGGTCGCCCCTCGTCCCGGGGAGTGGCAGGTCTTCGGCATCCACCTCGGCGCCTCCGGCGACGCGACGGCCCCTGTCGTCACGTCCACCCACACGATCACCTGGCCCGACGCCCACACGACCACCCCCGCGCTGCCGGCCTGA
- the galE gene encoding UDP-glucose 4-epimerase GalE, translating into MSWLVTGGAGYIGAHVVRALAAAGLTPVVLDDLSSGRPSFVPEDVALVEGSILDRDVVESTLRTHSVEGVIHVAGFKYAGVSVDRPLHTYEQNVEGTRVILEAMAAAGVTNIVFSSSAAVFGTPDVALVTEDTAKKPASPYGESKLIGEWLLRDQGVATAASDAPLRHTSLRYFNVVGSADPTVFDVSPHNLFPIVFEALIEGRTPAIFGDDYDTPDGTNVRDYVHVGDIALAHVAAAKRLAGGEPIEPAYNLGSGDGLSVKQIMDAMVRVTGIDFVPAVGPRRPGDPDRIVATGELAARDLDWQMRHTVDEMVRSGWAARRNAG; encoded by the coding sequence ATGTCGTGGCTTGTCACCGGCGGAGCCGGCTACATCGGAGCGCACGTGGTGCGCGCACTGGCGGCGGCGGGACTCACCCCGGTCGTGCTCGATGATCTCTCCAGCGGGCGCCCGTCGTTCGTGCCAGAGGACGTCGCGCTCGTCGAGGGCAGCATCCTCGACCGCGACGTCGTCGAGAGCACGCTGCGCACCCACTCCGTCGAGGGCGTCATCCATGTCGCCGGGTTCAAATACGCCGGCGTCTCGGTCGACCGGCCGCTGCACACCTACGAGCAGAACGTCGAGGGCACGCGTGTGATCCTTGAGGCGATGGCGGCCGCAGGCGTCACCAACATCGTGTTCTCGTCCAGCGCTGCGGTCTTCGGCACGCCGGACGTGGCACTGGTCACCGAGGACACCGCCAAGAAGCCGGCGAGCCCGTACGGCGAGTCCAAGCTCATCGGCGAGTGGCTGCTGCGCGATCAGGGTGTGGCGACGGCAGCATCCGACGCTCCGCTGCGGCACACCTCACTGCGCTATTTCAACGTCGTCGGATCCGCAGACCCGACCGTGTTCGATGTCAGCCCGCACAACCTCTTCCCGATCGTGTTCGAGGCGCTGATCGAGGGCCGCACCCCGGCCATCTTCGGCGACGACTACGACACCCCCGATGGCACCAACGTGCGCGACTACGTGCACGTCGGTGACATCGCGCTCGCGCACGTCGCGGCCGCGAAGCGCCTCGCCGGCGGCGAGCCGATCGAGCCCGCCTACAACCTCGGCTCGGGTGACGGGCTGAGCGTGAAGCAGATCATGGATGCCATGGTGCGCGTCACTGGCATCGACTTCGTCCCGGCGGTGGGTCCGCGCCGGCCGGGCGATCCCGACCGGATCGTCGCCACCGGCGAGCTGGCCGCACGCGACCTGGACTGGCAGATGCGCCACACGGTCGACGAGATGGTGCGCTCGGGCTGGGCCGCGCGCCGCAACGCCGGCTGA
- the galT gene encoding galactose-1-phosphate uridylyltransferase, translated as MQTTELGAGVVKRSTRLADGRELFYFDDPGTALGPERNVDARMLDERPETATMRQDILTGDWITFATKRQNRVMMPSADADPLAPQTPTNPSEVPSRYDVAVFENRSPAFGPALNRATGGVPAAVNPTRGLDDLAELGIGRTRTSVGRCEVVCFSPEHEGSFGSQSVTRARTIIEAWADRTAALSALPGVEQVFPFENRGEAIGVTLPHPHGQIYSYPYVTPRTQQLLDSIHRTIPALLGQVLDFERTSERVVLQGEHWTAFVPFAARWPLEVQMMPHRHVPDFAALNDAERDELAPLYLQLLRGVDALYETPTAYIAGWHQAPVHVGRDTVRMRLELTSPRRAEDKLKFLAGSEAAMGAWTAEILPEVSADRLRTAIASVS; from the coding sequence ATGCAGACGACCGAACTCGGCGCCGGCGTCGTCAAGCGCAGCACGCGCCTGGCCGACGGTCGCGAGCTGTTCTACTTCGATGACCCCGGCACCGCACTCGGCCCAGAGCGCAATGTCGACGCCCGCATGCTCGACGAGCGCCCCGAGACCGCGACCATGCGGCAGGACATCCTCACCGGCGACTGGATCACCTTCGCCACCAAGCGGCAGAACCGCGTCATGATGCCCAGCGCCGACGCCGACCCGCTGGCCCCGCAGACGCCGACCAACCCGTCAGAGGTGCCATCGCGGTACGACGTCGCCGTGTTCGAGAACCGCTCCCCCGCGTTCGGTCCGGCACTGAACCGGGCCACCGGCGGCGTGCCCGCCGCCGTGAACCCCACCCGCGGACTCGACGACCTGGCCGAGCTCGGCATCGGCCGCACCCGCACGAGCGTCGGCCGCTGCGAGGTCGTCTGCTTCAGCCCCGAGCACGAGGGGTCGTTCGGCAGCCAGTCGGTCACCCGCGCCCGCACCATCATCGAGGCCTGGGCCGACCGCACCGCCGCGCTTTCGGCACTGCCCGGCGTCGAGCAGGTGTTCCCGTTCGAGAACCGCGGCGAGGCGATCGGCGTCACGCTGCCCCACCCGCACGGCCAGATCTACTCCTACCCGTACGTGACCCCGCGCACGCAGCAGCTGCTCGACAGCATCCACCGCACCATCCCCGCTCTATTGGGTCAGGTGCTCGATTTCGAGCGGACCTCTGAGCGGGTCGTGCTGCAGGGCGAGCACTGGACGGCCTTCGTGCCCTTCGCGGCACGCTGGCCCCTCGAGGTGCAGATGATGCCGCACCGGCACGTGCCCGATTTCGCCGCGCTGAACGATGCCGAGCGCGACGAGCTCGCCCCGCTCTACCTGCAGCTGCTGCGTGGAGTGGATGCCCTCTACGAGACGCCGACCGCGTACATCGCCGGCTGGCATCAGGCTCCCGTGCACGTCGGCCGCGACACGGTGCGCATGCGCCTCGAGCTGACCAGCCCGCGGCGCGCCGAGGACAAGCTGAAGTTCCTCGCCGGGTCCGAGGCCGCCATGGGCGCCTGGACCGCTGAGATCCTGCCCGAGGTGTCTGCCGATCGCCTGCGCACCGCGATCGCCTCCGTCTCCTGA
- a CDS encoding GNAT family N-acetyltransferase produces MTNDRMPANRMLVRNATVADAHDLAVVHVRGWQEAYRGLMPQDVLDGLSIPEREANWARFMEDPERSSRTLVVERDGHVVGWAGFGSARDDDAPGTGELWGIYAHPDTWATGVGHALLTAVEAALRAEGHEVAYLWVLEGNDRAAGFYERHDWRADGGTKIDRRPGLVLHEHRHVKRLV; encoded by the coding sequence ATGACGAACGATCGGATGCCTGCGAATCGGATGCTGGTGCGCAATGCCACCGTCGCCGATGCCCATGATCTCGCCGTCGTGCATGTGCGCGGATGGCAGGAGGCGTACCGCGGACTGATGCCGCAGGACGTGCTCGACGGCCTCTCCATCCCCGAGCGCGAGGCGAACTGGGCGCGGTTCATGGAGGATCCGGAGCGCAGTTCGCGCACCCTGGTGGTCGAACGCGACGGACACGTCGTCGGCTGGGCGGGATTCGGCTCCGCCCGCGATGACGATGCCCCTGGAACCGGCGAGCTGTGGGGCATCTACGCGCACCCTGATACCTGGGCGACCGGAGTCGGGCACGCTCTGCTCACCGCGGTCGAAGCGGCGCTGCGCGCCGAGGGTCACGAGGTCGCGTACCTCTGGGTGCTGGAGGGCAACGATCGGGCCGCGGGCTTCTACGAGCGCCACGACTGGCGCGCCGACGGCGGCACGAAGATCGACCGCCGCCCCGGCCTCGTGCTGCACGAGCACCGCCACGTGAAACGCCTCGTCTGA
- a CDS encoding zinc-dependent alcohol dehydrogenase family protein, producing MRAVIMHGPGDVRVEEVPTPEIIEPTDAIIKVDTTCVCGSDLWPYRGVSKLSRPTQMGHEYIGTVEQVGADVQGIKVGDYVVGSFMASDGTCEICAAGYQSRCAHVVGMGSVGTQAEYARIPWADGTLVKVEGDVTPSRRRGLLAASDVLGTGWFAAVAAEAGPGKTVAVVGDGAVGLLGILAASRLGAERIIAMSRHASRQALAQRFGATDIVEERGDAGIARIKEMTGGYGAHSTIEAVGTQEAMQQSIRSTRSGGHVGFVGVSHGVTIDGSALFGATVHLHGGPAPVRRFLPELIDLIMTDQIDPGAVFDLTLPFDEAGEGYRAMDERRAIKTMLEF from the coding sequence ATGCGCGCTGTCATCATGCACGGACCCGGCGATGTCCGGGTCGAAGAAGTCCCCACCCCTGAGATCATCGAACCGACCGATGCGATCATCAAGGTCGACACCACCTGCGTCTGCGGGTCGGACCTGTGGCCCTACCGCGGCGTCTCGAAACTGTCGCGCCCGACGCAGATGGGCCACGAGTACATCGGGACCGTCGAGCAGGTCGGCGCGGATGTGCAGGGCATCAAGGTCGGCGACTACGTGGTCGGCTCGTTCATGGCATCCGATGGCACGTGCGAGATCTGCGCCGCCGGGTACCAGTCCCGCTGCGCCCACGTCGTGGGCATGGGGTCAGTCGGCACACAGGCCGAGTACGCCCGCATCCCGTGGGCAGACGGCACGCTGGTCAAGGTCGAAGGAGACGTGACGCCGAGTCGCCGGCGCGGCCTGCTGGCAGCATCCGACGTGCTCGGCACCGGCTGGTTCGCAGCAGTCGCCGCCGAGGCGGGGCCGGGCAAGACCGTCGCCGTCGTCGGCGACGGAGCGGTCGGGCTGCTCGGCATCCTCGCCGCATCACGGCTGGGCGCCGAGCGGATCATCGCGATGTCCAGGCACGCGAGCCGCCAAGCACTCGCACAGCGATTCGGCGCGACCGACATCGTCGAGGAGCGCGGGGATGCCGGCATCGCACGCATCAAGGAGATGACGGGCGGCTACGGAGCGCACTCCACGATCGAGGCGGTCGGCACCCAGGAGGCCATGCAGCAGTCGATCCGCTCGACGCGCTCCGGCGGGCACGTCGGCTTCGTCGGGGTGTCGCACGGGGTGACGATCGACGGCAGCGCGCTGTTCGGCGCGACGGTGCACCTGCACGGTGGTCCGGCTCCGGTGCGGCGATTCCTGCCCGAGTTGATCGACCTGATCATGACCGATCAGATCGATCCAGGCGCCGTGTTCGACCTGACGCTGCCCTTCGACGAGGCCGGCGAGGGCTACCGTGCGATGGACGAGCGGCGCGCCATCAAGACGATGCTGGAGTTCTGA
- the galK gene encoding galactokinase: MTALTAARDLFTDLTGSAPDGIWSAPGRVNLIGEHTDYNEGFVLPFAIQHRTYAAVGLRADDRIRVTSSFAHLTVDCALADLDRMFPVESQGADRDVPEWSAYVLGIAWALRALRPDAVTPGVDIAIASDVPVGAGLSSSAAIEGSVASALNDLWSLGLDPVTLAQVGRRAENEAVGAPTGIMDQMASMLGRPDAATFLDCRTLETRSVPTRFTAEHLELLVIDTQVTHAHSTGGYRERRASCELGAELLGIRSLRDADTSDLPRAAELMDDVTFRRVRHILTENQRVLDTVAALTEQGPRAIGDLLVASHASMRDDFEISVPELDLAVETALAHGAIGARMTGGGFGGAAIALIEHDAVASVSDAVAQAFADAGFTAPNIFTVHPSEGPRRDA, from the coding sequence ATGACCGCTCTCACCGCCGCCCGCGATCTGTTCACCGACCTGACCGGCAGCGCCCCGGACGGCATCTGGTCGGCGCCGGGCCGGGTGAACCTGATCGGCGAGCACACCGACTACAACGAGGGCTTCGTGCTGCCCTTCGCAATCCAGCACCGCACCTATGCCGCGGTCGGTCTGCGCGCAGACGACCGGATCCGCGTGACCTCGAGCTTCGCGCACCTGACCGTCGATTGCGCACTGGCAGATCTCGACCGGATGTTCCCCGTCGAATCTCAGGGTGCCGACCGTGACGTGCCGGAGTGGTCGGCGTACGTGCTGGGCATCGCGTGGGCGCTGCGTGCGCTGCGTCCCGATGCCGTCACACCTGGCGTCGACATCGCCATCGCCTCCGACGTGCCGGTCGGCGCTGGACTGTCATCATCCGCCGCGATCGAGGGATCAGTGGCATCCGCCCTCAACGATCTCTGGTCGCTCGGACTCGACCCCGTCACCCTCGCCCAGGTCGGCCGCCGCGCCGAGAACGAGGCGGTCGGCGCCCCCACCGGGATCATGGACCAGATGGCATCCATGCTCGGCCGCCCCGATGCCGCCACGTTCCTCGACTGCCGCACCCTCGAGACCCGCTCCGTGCCCACCAGGTTCACCGCCGAGCACCTCGAGCTGCTGGTGATCGACACACAGGTCACCCACGCGCACTCGACCGGCGGATACCGTGAGCGCCGGGCGTCGTGCGAGCTGGGCGCCGAGCTGCTCGGCATCCGCTCGCTGCGCGATGCCGACACCTCAGACCTGCCCCGCGCGGCCGAGCTGATGGACGACGTGACCTTCCGTCGCGTGCGCCACATCCTCACCGAGAACCAGCGGGTGCTCGACACGGTCGCCGCGCTCACCGAACAGGGCCCGCGGGCGATCGGAGACCTGCTGGTCGCCTCGCACGCTTCCATGCGTGACGACTTCGAGATCTCGGTGCCAGAGCTCGACCTGGCCGTCGAGACCGCGCTTGCGCACGGCGCGATCGGCGCGCGCATGACCGGCGGCGGTTTCGGCGGGGCGGCGATCGCCCTGATCGAGCACGACGCGGTCGCGTCGGTGTCGGATGCTGTCGCGCAGGCCTTCGCGGATGCCGGCTTCACCGCCCCGAACATCTTCACCGTGCATCCGTCCGAGGGACCGCGCCGTGACGCGTGA
- a CDS encoding LacI family DNA-binding transcriptional regulator, with amino-acid sequence MLKTTRVSMAMVAARAGVSGQTVSRVANDSPRVDPETRQRVEQAMAELGYRPNRAARALRTGRTQTLGLVAQTLATVGNSRMLQAVADAASARGYALTIVTLGDDGDIAQAFERLHDQGVDGAIVLNEATALAREVAAAGIRLVVVDSPPDPRFTVVSTDHATGARAAAAHLLASGHETVHHLAGPVGSFAASERERGWRDALAASGAEAPEIARGDWSAASGFEQTERMLAAGAPDLSALFAANDQMALGALRALAEAGRRVPEDVAVVGFDDIADAAQFRPPLTTVRQDFDALGEEAVERLVALIEGTQPVDLRLAPELVLRASA; translated from the coding sequence ATGCTGAAGACCACGCGCGTCTCGATGGCGATGGTCGCGGCGCGGGCCGGAGTGTCAGGGCAGACCGTCTCGCGCGTCGCCAACGACAGCCCTCGCGTTGATCCGGAGACCCGGCAGCGCGTCGAGCAGGCGATGGCCGAACTCGGCTACCGTCCGAACCGCGCCGCCCGCGCCCTGCGGACCGGTCGCACGCAGACCCTCGGCCTCGTCGCACAGACCCTCGCGACCGTGGGAAACTCCCGCATGCTGCAGGCGGTCGCCGACGCGGCATCCGCCCGCGGCTACGCGCTCACCATCGTCACGCTGGGCGACGACGGTGACATCGCCCAGGCGTTCGAGCGGCTGCACGATCAGGGGGTCGATGGCGCGATCGTGCTGAACGAGGCCACCGCGCTCGCTCGCGAGGTGGCTGCCGCCGGCATCCGACTCGTCGTCGTGGACTCGCCGCCCGATCCCCGCTTCACCGTCGTCAGCACCGATCACGCCACCGGCGCGCGTGCCGCGGCGGCGCACCTGCTCGCATCAGGACACGAGACCGTGCACCACCTCGCGGGCCCGGTCGGCTCATTCGCAGCATCCGAACGCGAGCGCGGCTGGCGCGATGCGCTCGCCGCTTCCGGCGCCGAGGCACCCGAGATCGCGCGCGGCGATTGGAGTGCGGCGTCCGGCTTCGAGCAGACGGAGCGGATGCTGGCAGCTGGCGCCCCCGACCTGTCCGCGCTGTTCGCGGCCAACGACCAGATGGCGCTTGGCGCGCTGCGGGCGCTCGCCGAGGCGGGTCGCCGAGTGCCGGAGGATGTCGCGGTGGTCGGCTTCGACGACATCGCGGATGCTGCGCAGTTCCGCCCGCCGCTGACCACGGTTCGCCAGGATTTCGACGCCCTTGGCGAGGAGGCCGTCGAGCGCCTGGTCGCGCTGATCGAAGGCACCCAGCCCGTCGACCTGCGCCTCGCGCCGGAACTCGTCCTGCGCGCCAGCGCCTGA